Proteins found in one Nostoc sp. NIES-3756 genomic segment:
- a CDS encoding BON domain-containing protein: MGWLKRLFGMEKPQNAQVNPTPQVAQAPTNAPTATQSIPPERLGLNGEYDQSGLAKRVALAFDQDQQLDDIDTLWVAQTGSTVVLKGKVPSQDILNKMISVARSVSGATSVDTNQVTIG, encoded by the coding sequence ATGGGTTGGTTAAAAAGACTATTTGGTATGGAAAAGCCCCAAAATGCTCAGGTAAATCCTACGCCACAAGTAGCACAAGCTCCTACAAATGCACCTACTGCTACCCAATCAATTCCCCCAGAACGGTTAGGATTGAATGGAGAATATGACCAAAGTGGTTTAGCAAAGCGGGTAGCATTGGCGTTTGACCAAGACCAGCAACTTGATGATATAGATACCCTTTGGGTTGCTCAAACTGGTAGCACCGTAGTTTTAAAAGGCAAAGTCCCCAGCCAAGATATTCTTAATAAAATGATTTCTGTAGCACGTTCTGTAAGTGGTGCTACATCTGTTGATACCAATCAAGTAACTATTGGTTAA
- a CDS encoding alpha/beta fold hydrolase yields MTVHWQERVGNQRDWIWRGWRTRYTYIRASQNDQGKAPLILLHGFGASIGHWRHNLEVLGESHTVYALDMLGFGGSQKASANYSIELWVEQVYDFWQAYIRQPVVLIGNSNGSLISLAAAAAHPEMVKGIVMMSLPDPSLEQEMIPPFLRPLVMGIKNIVASPLFLKPVFYFVRRPSVLRRWASLAYANPAAITDELIDILAGPPQDRGSARAFTALFKAAIAVNFSPSVKALLPKLTIPMLLIWGQKDRFIPPILANQFAQYNEKLELLNLEDVGHCPHDECPEQVNQAILNWMGKSLGDSQNLVISQKS; encoded by the coding sequence ATGACGGTACACTGGCAAGAAAGGGTTGGTAATCAACGTGATTGGATTTGGCGGGGGTGGCGGACTCGTTACACTTACATTCGCGCTAGTCAAAATGACCAGGGAAAAGCCCCTCTGATTTTACTACATGGGTTCGGTGCTTCTATTGGGCATTGGCGGCATAATTTGGAGGTTTTAGGCGAATCGCATACTGTCTATGCGTTGGATATGCTGGGTTTTGGTGGTTCACAGAAAGCCTCAGCAAATTACAGCATTGAACTTTGGGTAGAGCAAGTCTACGATTTTTGGCAGGCTTATATCCGTCAACCAGTTGTATTGATAGGAAATTCCAATGGTTCTTTAATTTCTTTGGCGGCGGCGGCGGCTCATCCAGAGATGGTGAAGGGAATTGTGATGATGAGTCTACCAGACCCGTCGTTAGAGCAGGAGATGATTCCGCCTTTCTTGCGACCTTTAGTTATGGGGATTAAGAATATTGTCGCTTCTCCATTATTTTTGAAGCCTGTGTTTTATTTTGTACGTCGTCCCAGTGTTTTACGTCGTTGGGCTAGTCTTGCTTATGCTAATCCAGCCGCTATCACCGATGAGCTGATAGATATATTAGCCGGGCCTCCTCAGGATAGGGGATCAGCCCGTGCTTTTACCGCCTTGTTTAAAGCGGCGATCGCTGTTAACTTTAGTCCTAGTGTCAAAGCTCTATTACCGAAACTAACAATCCCTATGTTGTTAATTTGGGGGCAGAAAGACAGATTTATTCCACCCATATTGGCTAACCAATTCGCCCAATATAACGAAAAGTTAGAATTGCTCAATCTAGAGGATGTCGGGCATTGTCCTCATGATGAATGTCCAGAACAAGTAAATCAAGCAATTTTAAATTGGATGGGAAAATCTTTGGGAGATTCCCAAAATTTAGTCATCTCCCAGAAATCATAA
- the ylqF gene encoding ribosome biogenesis GTPase YlqF, protein MGLTDNYKLNLIQWYPGHIAKAEKNLKEQLSRVDVVFEVRDARIPLATHHPQIDEWVGNKTRILVINRLDMIPVPVRSRWENYFQNRDETPYFTNAQHGQGVVAVAKAAQAAGVELNQRRRDRGMLPRPVRAVVIGFPNVGKSALINRLLNKRVVESAARPGVTRQLRWVRISDQLELLDAPGVIPGRLGNQEAAVKLAICDDIGQAAYDNQLVAAALVDLLNSLEEQAGELLPKSPLYSRYELDPIPHTGVGYLHALAEHRFKGDVERTARQLLTDYRKGLLGTLPLEIPPM, encoded by the coding sequence ATGGGCTTAACTGATAACTACAAATTAAACTTAATTCAATGGTATCCGGGGCATATTGCCAAGGCGGAAAAGAATCTCAAGGAACAGCTATCACGGGTAGATGTGGTATTTGAGGTTAGGGACGCAAGGATTCCTTTGGCTACGCACCATCCACAAATAGATGAGTGGGTGGGAAATAAGACGCGAATTTTGGTCATCAATCGCTTAGATATGATACCTGTACCAGTGCGATCGCGGTGGGAAAATTATTTTCAAAACCGGGACGAAACACCCTATTTTACCAATGCACAACACGGTCAAGGTGTAGTGGCGGTGGCGAAAGCTGCCCAAGCTGCTGGTGTAGAATTAAATCAAAGAAGACGCGATCGGGGCATGTTACCCCGCCCTGTGCGTGCTGTGGTGATTGGTTTTCCTAACGTTGGCAAATCAGCTTTGATTAACCGCTTGTTAAATAAGCGAGTCGTAGAAAGTGCTGCCCGTCCTGGAGTGACACGTCAATTGCGTTGGGTAAGAATTTCTGACCAGTTGGAATTATTAGATGCCCCTGGTGTAATTCCTGGTAGGTTAGGCAATCAAGAAGCAGCAGTCAAACTAGCCATTTGTGATGATATTGGTCAAGCAGCTTACGATAATCAGCTAGTAGCAGCAGCGTTGGTAGATTTACTCAATTCTCTCGAAGAACAAGCTGGTGAGTTACTACCAAAATCGCCTTTATACTCACGTTATGAACTTGACCCCATACCCCACACAGGAGTAGGTTATTTACACGCCTTAGCAGAACATCGTTTCAAGGGCGATGTAGAAAGAACCGCTAGGCAATTGTTAACAGATTATCGCAAAGGTTTATTAGGAACTCTGCCTTTAGAGATACCACCTATGTAA
- a CDS encoding phytoene desaturase family protein: protein MEIFDYIILGAGLGGLATAACLTKQGYNVAVLEKHYLPGGCCHTFEYGEYSFCADVHYVSQCGSGQAIAQFLNYINQDVPFNSLNPDCIDRVITPAAEFRIPLGWERLRDRLLSHFPEESNAINGYCNEIQQLHQEIRNLGREVRWYDQKWSDWLKLPKYFNLFKKRNWTLQDLYDHVGLSPKLQAILAGQSGDYGLPPAQIALLTHTSLVWDYSEGAYYPQHHFKHLVDTIVETITANGGVIAYATTVNHIQVSGGRVHSVIADGKIYRATKAYISDLDPKLTVELMHDGEAISHRERQRLTGYEYSASAFNIYLGLDDRFEPERYGIGNWNTWYYPTGDLNREYQQQLQGDFSNPWIFLSCPTMKSDQPGIAPAGHHILEIATVCPYEPFAQLHQHDSAAYKAKKREVYQQIMNTVRDIVPDIDNYARMKVYGTPTTSEYYLGQPQGNIYGAKLIPRQVGLNRIGYTTELPNLFLVGASAGYPSVPGVIGNGMDVVELLTGETVRWKTTASQRLVGVK from the coding sequence ATGGAAATCTTTGATTATATAATTCTAGGAGCAGGCTTAGGTGGATTAGCAACGGCTGCTTGTTTAACTAAGCAAGGATATAATGTAGCAGTTTTAGAGAAACATTATTTACCCGGTGGTTGCTGTCATACTTTTGAGTATGGCGAATACAGTTTTTGTGCGGATGTGCATTATGTTTCTCAGTGTGGTTCTGGTCAGGCAATCGCGCAATTTCTCAACTATATTAATCAAGATGTCCCCTTTAATAGCCTTAACCCAGACTGCATAGATCGCGTCATCACACCAGCCGCAGAATTTAGGATACCCTTGGGATGGGAAAGATTACGCGATCGCTTACTATCTCACTTCCCAGAAGAAAGCAATGCTATTAACGGCTACTGTAACGAAATACAGCAACTCCATCAAGAAATCCGCAATTTGGGAAGGGAAGTACGCTGGTATGACCAAAAGTGGTCTGACTGGTTAAAGCTACCCAAGTATTTTAATTTGTTTAAAAAACGCAATTGGACGCTGCAAGATTTGTATGATCATGTGGGTTTATCGCCCAAACTCCAAGCCATACTAGCTGGACAAAGTGGTGACTACGGACTTCCACCCGCGCAAATAGCCCTACTTACCCACACTTCCCTGGTTTGGGACTATTCGGAAGGTGCTTACTATCCCCAACATCACTTTAAGCACTTGGTTGATACCATTGTTGAGACAATTACCGCCAATGGAGGCGTAATTGCCTATGCTACGACAGTTAACCATATTCAAGTTAGTGGTGGCAGAGTACATAGTGTAATTGCCGATGGTAAAATCTACCGGGCTACTAAAGCTTATATCAGTGACCTCGACCCCAAATTAACAGTAGAGTTAATGCACGATGGGGAAGCCATCAGCCACAGAGAACGGCAAAGGCTAACTGGTTATGAATACTCCGCCAGTGCATTTAATATTTACTTGGGTTTAGATGACCGCTTTGAACCCGAACGTTACGGTATTGGTAACTGGAATACTTGGTATTATCCCACCGGAGACTTAAATAGAGAATATCAACAACAATTGCAAGGCGACTTTAGCAACCCCTGGATTTTCCTGTCCTGTCCGACAATGAAATCAGATCAGCCAGGAATAGCCCCAGCCGGACATCATATTTTGGAAATAGCCACTGTCTGTCCTTACGAACCTTTCGCCCAACTGCATCAACATGACTCCGCCGCCTATAAAGCCAAAAAGCGGGAAGTTTACCAGCAAATTATGAACACAGTGCGGGATATCGTTCCCGATATTGATAATTACGCCAGGATGAAAGTTTACGGTACACCGACGACTAGCGAATATTATTTAGGACAACCACAGGGGAATATCTATGGTGCGAAATTAATACCCAGACAAGTCGGGTTAAACCGCATCGGGTATACGACAGAGTTACCTAACTTGTTTTTAGTGGGTGCAAGTGCTGGATATCCTAGTGTTCCGGGTGTGATAGGGAATGGGATGGATGTTGTAGAGTTGTTGACGGGGGAGACTGTGCGGTGGAAAACTACTGCATCTCAACGGTTGGTGGGGGTGAAGTAA
- a CDS encoding PAM68 family protein encodes MPAEESERSRLPFEPKKKRQKPVKAPSKPAVQLKEADKQDKKQRMYTKQEMAIPEVVSQRMIRRVAAFCGIPTALGITTLVVSYLLATYSHIQLPPIAILLVNMGFFGLGVLGITYGVLSASWDVEREGNLLGLGEFSTNWGRMVEGWRETRQKKA; translated from the coding sequence ATGCCTGCCGAAGAATCTGAACGCAGTCGTTTGCCTTTTGAACCGAAAAAAAAGCGCCAAAAACCCGTAAAAGCTCCAAGTAAGCCAGCAGTACAGTTAAAAGAAGCTGACAAGCAAGATAAAAAGCAGCGAATGTACACTAAACAGGAGATGGCAATTCCTGAAGTAGTAAGCCAGAGAATGATCCGGCGTGTAGCCGCATTCTGCGGTATACCTACAGCTTTGGGTATTACTACCTTAGTTGTTAGCTATTTGCTTGCTACTTATTCTCATATCCAACTACCTCCCATCGCTATTTTATTGGTGAATATGGGATTTTTTGGTTTGGGTGTGTTGGGGATAACCTATGGTGTCCTATCTGCCTCTTGGGATGTGGAAAGAGAAGGTAATCTTTTAGGTTTAGGTGAATTTAGTACCAACTGGGGACGCATGGTAGAAGGTTGGCGCGAAACGCGGCAAAAAAAGGCGTGA
- the ilvN gene encoding acetolactate synthase small subunit: MKHTLSVLVEDEAGVLSRIASLFARRGFNIESLAVGSGEEGGVSRITMVVPGDDRVIEQLTKQLYKLVNVLKVQDITETPCVERELMLLKVNATSSNRSEVLELAQIFRARVVDVAEDSLTLEVVGDPGKMVAIVQVLQKFGIREIARTGKIALTRESGVNTELLKSLQAKVS; the protein is encoded by the coding sequence ATGAAACATACTCTTTCAGTTCTCGTAGAAGATGAGGCGGGGGTTCTGTCCCGCATTGCTAGTTTATTCGCTCGTCGTGGTTTTAATATAGAAAGCCTGGCTGTTGGTTCGGGGGAAGAGGGCGGCGTTTCCCGTATTACAATGGTTGTACCTGGTGACGATCGCGTGATTGAACAACTCACCAAGCAACTATATAAGCTGGTAAACGTCCTCAAGGTACAGGATATAACAGAAACTCCCTGCGTGGAGCGAGAATTGATGCTCCTCAAGGTGAACGCGACAAGCTCCAACCGTTCAGAAGTCCTCGAACTAGCGCAAATTTTCCGAGCGCGAGTAGTTGATGTGGCGGAAGATTCTTTGACTTTGGAAGTTGTCGGCGACCCTGGTAAGATGGTGGCGATCGTTCAGGTATTACAAAAGTTTGGTATTAGGGAAATTGCCCGTACTGGTAAAATTGCCCTAACTCGTGAATCTGGTGTTAATACTGAGTTACTTAAATCATTGCAAGCTAAGGTTTCGTAA
- a CDS encoding phycobiliprotein lyase, with protein sequence MNIEEFFELSAGKWFSHRTSHHLAFKQSEDGKSDLVIETLPADHPEVIKLCELYEVPASAASCGARVSWNGTMEWDEEKHTGSTVLVTVPDTENPKEGRLLREMGYAEKAPVAGRYKMGDDGALTLTTEYETMWSEERLWFASPNLRMRVSVLKRFGGFSMASFTSEIRMGGSPAAAQAAEAANSVSS encoded by the coding sequence ATGAATATTGAAGAATTTTTTGAATTGAGTGCAGGCAAGTGGTTTTCTCATCGTACCAGCCATCATTTAGCTTTTAAGCAATCTGAAGATGGCAAATCTGATCTGGTAATTGAGACACTACCAGCAGATCACCCAGAGGTAATCAAACTGTGCGAATTGTATGAAGTACCCGCTAGTGCTGCTTCTTGTGGTGCAAGAGTTAGCTGGAACGGCACAATGGAATGGGATGAAGAAAAACACACAGGATCTACTGTGTTAGTAACTGTACCAGATACCGAGAATCCCAAAGAAGGTAGATTATTGCGGGAAATGGGTTATGCCGAGAAAGCACCTGTTGCTGGGCGTTACAAGATGGGTGATGATGGCGCTTTAACCCTCACTACAGAGTATGAAACCATGTGGTCTGAGGAACGTTTATGGTTTGCTAGCCCCAATTTACGGATGCGTGTCAGTGTCTTAAAGCGGTTTGGCGGTTTTAGCATGGCTTCTTTTACTTCCGAGATTCGCATGGGTGGTAGTCCGGCTGCGGCGCAAGCTGCGGAGGCGGCTAATTCTGTGTCGAGTTAG
- a CDS encoding HEAT repeat domain-containing protein, whose product MTVSQLQEISAQLESPNLRDRMVALANLRNVPAEDAVPLIKKVLDDESLQMRSMAIFALGIKQTDECYAILTEILQNDPDYGIRADAAGALGYLGDNRALEILSRAFYEDTDWLVRFSAAVSLGNLKDSRARQVLLQALDSKEEVIQQAAISALGEIKAIESVDSILRFAQSEDWLVRQRLAEALTNLPTAKSLSALKYLEKDNHPNVAEAARIGVKRLEEMGTEG is encoded by the coding sequence ATGACTGTTTCACAATTGCAGGAAATTTCTGCTCAGTTAGAAAGTCCAAATTTACGCGATCGCATGGTAGCTCTTGCTAATTTGCGCAATGTACCTGCTGAAGATGCTGTACCGCTAATTAAAAAGGTACTGGATGACGAATCTTTGCAGATGCGATCAATGGCAATATTTGCACTAGGCATCAAGCAGACAGACGAATGTTATGCGATTTTGACGGAAATACTGCAAAATGACCCAGACTATGGGATTAGGGCTGATGCTGCTGGGGCTTTAGGGTATTTAGGCGATAATAGAGCCTTAGAAATTCTGTCACGAGCGTTTTATGAAGATACTGATTGGCTAGTCCGCTTTAGCGCTGCTGTTTCCCTTGGTAATCTCAAAGATTCACGCGCCCGCCAAGTCTTGCTGCAAGCATTAGATAGCAAAGAAGAGGTCATACAACAAGCAGCCATCTCTGCTTTAGGAGAAATTAAAGCGATTGAGTCGGTTGATAGTATTCTACGCTTTGCTCAATCAGAAGATTGGTTGGTAAGACAACGACTAGCTGAAGCCTTGACTAATCTTCCCACAGCTAAAAGTTTATCAGCCTTGAAATATTTAGAAAAAGACAATCATCCCAATGTTGCCGAAGCAGCGAGAATTGGTGTTAAACGGCTTGAGGAAATGGGTACTGAAGGTTAA
- a CDS encoding VOC family protein — protein sequence MTINYTTALITLATLNIDKLVNFYTSLLKQQPITNIPNVYAEFNLAGMRLGIFKPKQTHESEFQNAAKSKVSLCLEVSDLESAIAHITNLGYPPPGKIAIASHGREIYAYDPDGNRLILHQAITSNL from the coding sequence ATGACTATTAACTACACAACCGCACTGATAACTCTGGCAACACTGAATATTGATAAGCTGGTTAATTTTTATACTAGTCTGTTAAAACAACAACCAATAACTAATATTCCAAATGTGTATGCTGAGTTTAATCTTGCTGGGATGCGGTTAGGAATTTTTAAACCTAAACAAACTCACGAATCTGAATTTCAAAATGCGGCTAAAAGTAAGGTAAGTTTATGTTTAGAGGTAAGTGACTTAGAAAGTGCGATCGCACATATTACGAATTTAGGTTATCCCCCACCAGGAAAAATTGCGATCGCCTCCCACGGTAGAGAAATTTACGCCTACGACCCAGACGGCAACCGTCTGATTTTACATCAAGCTATTACAAGTAATCTTTAA
- the aroF gene encoding 3-deoxy-7-phosphoheptulonate synthase, whose product MIVVMKVGSPEVEINRISEELTNWGLTPEKIIGKHKVVIGLVGETADLDPLQIQEVSPWIEQVLRVELPYKRASRQYRHGEASEVVVNTPDGPVVFGEHHPLVVVAGPCSVENEEMIIETAQRVKAAGAKFLRGGAYKPRTSPYAFQGHGESALELLAKAREASGLGIITEVMDAAELDIIAEVADVIQVGARNMQNFSLLKKVGAQPKPVLLKRGMAATIEDWLMAAEYILAAGNPNVILCERGIRTFDRQYTRNTLDLSVVPVLRKLTHLPIMIDPSHGIGWAEFVPSMAMAAIAAGSDSLMIEVHPNPKKALSDGPQSLTPERFDHLMQELAVIGKAVGRWPQPMVLTAQS is encoded by the coding sequence ATGATAGTAGTCATGAAAGTTGGTTCCCCGGAAGTGGAAATCAACCGTATTAGTGAAGAATTAACTAATTGGGGACTGACACCAGAAAAAATTATCGGTAAACATAAGGTGGTAATTGGTTTAGTAGGGGAAACCGCCGATTTAGATCCCCTACAAATCCAAGAAGTTAGCCCTTGGATTGAGCAAGTATTACGGGTAGAACTGCCTTATAAACGAGCTAGTCGCCAATATCGTCACGGTGAAGCTTCGGAAGTGGTGGTAAATACACCTGATGGCCCAGTTGTCTTTGGTGAACATCATCCTTTAGTAGTGGTTGCTGGCCCCTGTTCCGTCGAAAATGAGGAAATGATCATTGAGACAGCACAGCGTGTCAAAGCAGCCGGAGCCAAGTTTTTGCGCGGTGGTGCATATAAACCTCGTACTTCTCCCTACGCCTTCCAAGGACACGGCGAAAGTGCATTGGAATTGTTGGCAAAGGCGCGAGAAGCTAGCGGCTTAGGTATTATTACCGAAGTGATGGACGCGGCAGAACTGGACATTATTGCGGAAGTTGCTGATGTCATCCAGGTAGGCGCAAGAAATATGCAGAATTTCTCCCTGCTGAAAAAAGTAGGGGCGCAACCCAAACCAGTTCTTTTAAAGCGGGGTATGGCTGCAACTATCGAAGATTGGTTAATGGCAGCCGAGTATATTCTAGCCGCCGGCAACCCCAACGTAATTTTATGCGAACGGGGTATTCGGACTTTTGACCGTCAGTATACACGTAATACTCTAGATTTATCTGTCGTGCCAGTATTGCGGAAATTAACTCACCTACCCATTATGATTGACCCCAGTCATGGTATAGGTTGGGCTGAGTTTGTGCCATCAATGGCTATGGCAGCGATCGCAGCTGGTAGCGATTCCCTAATGATAGAAGTACACCCCAATCCTAAAAAAGCCCTATCCGATGGCCCACAATCTCTTACACCAGAGCGTTTTGATCACCTAATGCAAGAATTAGCAGTCATCGGTAAAGCAGTAGGACGCTGGCCGCAACCAATGGTATTGACAGCACAAAGTTAG
- the rpsO gene encoding 30S ribosomal protein S15: MALTQQRKQEIINNFQVHGTDTGSTDVQIAMLTERINRLSEHLQANKKDHSSRRGLLKLIGHRKRLLAYLQQESREKYQALISRLGIRG; the protein is encoded by the coding sequence ATGGCTCTGACGCAACAGCGCAAACAAGAAATAATTAATAACTTCCAAGTTCATGGAACTGACACCGGTTCTACCGATGTCCAAATCGCTATGCTAACCGAGCGGATTAACCGCCTCAGTGAGCATTTACAAGCGAATAAAAAAGACCATTCTTCTCGCCGGGGTTTGTTAAAACTAATTGGTCATCGCAAGCGCCTTCTGGCTTACTTGCAACAAGAAAGTCGGGAAAAATATCAAGCCTTGATTAGTCGTCTCGGTATTCGTGGATAG
- a CDS encoding tetratricopeptide repeat protein, with the protein MDWITLLRSLQSDFIKRLSSGCLLHCEIEGQYSELTVISGERLKTLRDFCWQMAEKYKRVSPVRDVFISYLKGKLGEEVVKERLADLITEVDYEKRLGGDGKIDFTLTANPAIGIEVKSRHGNIDRVRWSISAEEVEKNAVVVCIFIQEDVNEAQSAYHLLLAGFLPTQMIKLKTGKISFGIEQLLYGGGLWGYLEQLQASAINHSFQQAQPIYQYESQPSLSTKINKNYSIQPAFTNTKNILSAPRQEEVNLDYTKIGDECFEGGEYTASIKNYTQALQLNSNDAELYYKRGLAYYQLGDYEQAIADYSQAININLHDAKSYHKRGLALSQLAAYEAAIADYTQAIRINPHTAVVYRNRAEARSHLGDNQGAIEDYTQAIKINPQYADIYKNRGISRYLLGTQSGFTQAIKINPHDANAYKNRGNARADIGDYVGAIEDYTQAIQINSHAADAYYNRGNARYDLGDEEGAIADYTQAIQINSNYADAYYNRGNISAEIKDKQAAIADFQKAAEIYRQEGKLEALNDTRERILELEIEESIDILNF; encoded by the coding sequence ATGGACTGGATTACGCTACTGCGATCGCTACAGTCTGATTTTATTAAGAGGTTATCATCTGGTTGTCTATTGCATTGCGAAATAGAAGGTCAATATAGTGAGTTAACAGTTATCTCTGGCGAAAGATTAAAAACTCTACGGGACTTTTGCTGGCAGATGGCTGAGAAATATAAGCGGGTTTCCCCTGTGCGTGATGTTTTTATTAGCTACCTCAAGGGAAAATTGGGTGAGGAAGTTGTTAAGGAACGTTTAGCAGATTTAATTACGGAAGTCGATTATGAGAAACGACTTGGTGGCGATGGCAAGATAGATTTTACTCTAACTGCTAACCCTGCTATCGGTATTGAAGTCAAATCGCGTCACGGCAATATTGATAGGGTGAGATGGTCAATTAGTGCCGAGGAAGTAGAAAAAAATGCAGTGGTAGTTTGCATTTTTATTCAAGAAGATGTTAACGAAGCACAATCGGCATATCACTTATTATTAGCTGGCTTTTTGCCTACGCAAATGATTAAATTGAAGACTGGTAAAATATCATTTGGGATAGAGCAATTACTTTATGGCGGTGGTTTATGGGGATATTTAGAACAATTGCAAGCGTCCGCAATTAATCATTCTTTTCAGCAAGCACAGCCAATTTATCAGTATGAATCCCAACCGTCACTATCAACTAAGATAAATAAAAATTACTCTATTCAACCCGCTTTCACTAATACTAAAAATATTTTATCTGCTCCACGACAAGAGGAAGTAAACTTAGATTATACAAAAATTGGTGATGAGTGTTTTGAAGGAGGAGAATATACTGCATCTATTAAGAATTATACTCAAGCTTTACAGCTAAATTCAAATGATGCAGAACTGTATTATAAACGTGGTTTAGCTTATTACCAATTGGGAGATTATGAGCAAGCGATCGCAGATTATTCCCAAGCCATAAATATTAATCTCCACGATGCCAAATCATACCATAAACGCGGTTTAGCTCTATCGCAACTCGCAGCTTATGAAGCGGCAATTGCCGATTATACCCAAGCAATTAGAATCAATCCTCATACTGCTGTGGTTTATCGAAATCGAGCCGAGGCACGTTCTCATTTAGGGGATAATCAAGGAGCGATTGAAGACTACACCCAGGCAATTAAAATTAATCCTCAATATGCAGATATATACAAGAATCGGGGAATATCCCGTTATTTATTAGGCACACAATCAGGATTCACCCAGGCAATTAAGATTAATCCTCATGATGCCAACGCTTACAAAAATCGCGGAAATGCTCGTGCTGATATTGGGGATTATGTAGGAGCAATCGAAGATTATACCCAGGCAATCCAAATTAATTCCCATGCTGCTGATGCTTATTATAACCGTGGTAATGCCCGTTATGATTTAGGGGATGAAGAAGGAGCGATCGCAGATTACACCCAAGCAATTCAAATTAATTCTAATTACGCTGATGCTTATTATAATCGGGGTAATATAAGTGCAGAAATCAAGGATAAACAAGCTGCGATCGCTGACTTTCAAAAAGCAGCAGAGATATATCGTCAAGAAGGTAAATTAGAAGCCCTCAACGATACAAGAGAAAGAATTTTAGAATTAGAAATAGAAGAATCTATTGACATTCTAAATTTTTAA
- a CDS encoding PEP-CTERM sorting domain-containing protein, with translation MFGSRSGWLVPVTLTILGLGTNLQPVKAESTNNYQFSIDYSTLVNFNFNYRPDLEIVRATITGESTTPALYGLDSFTSNTYGQLQPSDNPSIIKYQFNSDPGVFGLPEEPKLFDIYYGNGNNKLFGRASDRAEINTVEGTIRGGGTITIYDGEGIFKNATGTITFTQEDRLDPTGSSRGLATLNFNLQTPQEVPEPTTATTLIGIGAVAAGLRIRKR, from the coding sequence ATGTTTGGTTCACGTAGCGGCTGGCTTGTTCCTGTAACGTTAACAATACTCGGTTTAGGGACAAATTTACAACCTGTAAAAGCAGAAAGTACTAATAATTATCAATTCAGTATTGACTACTCTACATTAGTTAATTTTAATTTCAACTATAGACCAGACTTAGAAATTGTTAGAGCAACTATTACAGGTGAAAGTACTACACCTGCTCTTTATGGTTTAGACTCTTTTACTAGCAATACTTACGGTCAACTTCAGCCTAGTGATAATCCATCAATTATCAAGTATCAGTTTAACTCAGACCCTGGCGTATTTGGTTTACCAGAGGAGCCTAAACTTTTTGATATTTACTATGGTAATGGAAACAACAAATTATTTGGTAGAGCGAGTGACAGGGCTGAAATTAATACTGTAGAAGGTACAATTAGGGGTGGCGGGACTATCACTATTTATGATGGAGAAGGCATATTCAAAAATGCTACAGGTACAATAACTTTTACCCAAGAAGATAGGCTTGATCCAACAGGTTCTAGTAGGGGATTGGCTACACTCAATTTCAACTTGCAGACTCCACAAGAAGTTCCTGAACCAACAACTGCTACAACTTTAATTGGTATTGGTGCTGTGGCAGCAGGTTTACGAATCAGAAAACGTTAA